A DNA window from Centropristis striata isolate RG_2023a ecotype Rhode Island chromosome 10, C.striata_1.0, whole genome shotgun sequence contains the following coding sequences:
- the gdf3 gene encoding protein DVR-1, with protein MRPDGASLLLLLAVCFLGVCALSHVEEMKSQERLFLNSLGLSGRPRPAGSHQPRRHVPSALWRMFRRSENVQAGESDPCTVSEYGVRGNIIRYVQDQGRLLSGWSSSCQACLEKQLFFNMSVLQPVELLSLAQLEIKFHWKPFRPAELLQTPGALSVSLYKVIRATLRGANPQANRRLLLSQSVQLQPEPSSITMDLTPLAESWRKPGRNYGLVLELLPFNADPEELLSFHPGNSLPLEPAFSLPLVQASLVAVSLNPHQCRSRQRRSAVHLPVTPSNVCKARRLYIDFKDVGWQDWIIAPQGYMANYCHGECPFPLSESLNGTNHAILQTLVHSLDPHGTPQPCCVPIRLSPISMLYYDNNDNVVLRHYQDMVVDECGCR; from the exons ATGAGGCCTGACGGGgcttctctgctgctgctgctggcggtGTGTTTCCTCGGTGTGTGTGCTCTCTCACAtgtggaggagatgaagagTCAGGAGCGGCTCTTCCTCAACTCTCTGGGGCTCTCCGGGCGGCCTCGGCCCGCGGGGAGCCACCAGCCCCGGCGCCACGTCCCCTCCGCGCTCTGGAGGATGTTCCGGAGGTCAGAGAACGTCCAGGCCGGGGAGAGCGACCCCTGCACGGTGTCCGAGTACGGAGTCCGCGGCAACATCATCCGATACGTGCAAGACCAAG GCAGGCTGCTGTCTGGCTGGAGCAGCAGCTGTCAGGCCTGTCTggagaagcagcttttcttCAACATGTCTGTCCTGCAGCCTGTGGAGCTGCTGTCTCTGGCTCAGCTGGAGATCAAGTTCCACTGGAAGCCCTTCAGACCTGCGGAGCTCCTGCAGACACCCGGGGCCCTCAGCGTGTCTCTGTATAAAGTGATTCGAGCCACACTGAGGGGAGCCAATCCCCAGGCAAACCGCAGACTCCTGCTGTCCCAGTCGGTGCAGCTGCAGCCCGAgccctcctccatcaccatggACCTCACCCCGCTGGCTGAAAGCTGGCGCAAACCGGGACGCAACTACGGTTTGGTGTTAGAGCTGCTGCCTTTCAACGCAGATCCAGAAGAGCTGCTCTCTTTCCACCCTGGGAACTCCCTCCCTTTGGAGCCAGCCTTCAGCCTGCCTCTGGTCCAGGCCTCGCTGGTGGCTGTGTCCCTCAACCCCCACCAGTGTCGCTCCAGACAGAGAAGAAGCGCTGTCCACCTCCCCGTGACGCCCAGCAACGTGTGCAAGGCCCGCCGCCTCTACATCGACTTTAAAGACGTGGGCTGGCAGGACTGGATCATCGCCCCGCAGGGCTACATGGCTAACTATTGCCACGGCGAGTGCCCGTTCCCGCTCAGTGAGAGTCTGAACGGCACCAATCACGCCATCCTGCAGACTCTAGTGCACTCTCTGGACCCGCACGGCACGCCACAACCCTGCTGCGTCCCCATTCGCCTCTCCCCGATCTCCATGCTCTACTACGACAACAACGACAACGTGGTGCTGCGACATTACCAGGACATGGTGGTGGATGAGTGCGGCTGTCGATGA